From the genome of Phoenix dactylifera cultivar Barhee BC4 chromosome 5, palm_55x_up_171113_PBpolish2nd_filt_p, whole genome shotgun sequence:
TTTGGCCTTCTTTTGTATTCTAGATGCTGTATCAACATCCTTCAAGTTAGAATTTATTATTAGCTGCACTTGGGATCTTAATGAGCAACCCTGTTAGCCATTTGAAGCAGTTTGCCTTACATATTGAAGGACTAAAGGTCTGTCATTGTGCAGAGGGAGTTGAAAGGAatcaaagaatttttgaaaatgagagatttgcAGCTGTCACTTAACCAAACCCAGAGGGTAAGGCTGCAGGTGGCTCTCCAGCAGCTTCAGGACCTTGCTTCTCAAGCTGCTGCTTATTCCTCGGTCACCATTGCTGACACAATCCTTGTCAACAATGAAGACGGTATTCTCAAGTAAGATAAGAAGccacaattttcttttcttttctttcctccttcTTACACCCAATGGTTTATTTTCATCCTCTttttaatttcattttcattatcttttgttTTAGGAAAGAATTTTGTGAAGCAGGTTTCTGATATTAATTTTATACTTCTTCTACTGTTGTATCCTTTATGCTTCTATTTTTGCTTTTGTCTGTTATGATTTTCTTGGACATTTTTTGGTCCTTTTTCTTAGTCTTTATACAAACTAATGGAAACCAAGCAAGAGAAGTTTCTCCTCATGTTAGGTTTCTTGCATATGATCATTTTGTATATGTTGTTTGCGTTTTCTGGTGTGTTTGTATGACTATTTCTTGTGTTATTTTCTCTTTGCTCTATCTTTTGTCTTAATTCATTCTTGGAATGACTTGGCACACGATGTGGATCTTTTGTTATTAACTTAATATCTTTAATATGGGCAACCTGAATAGTATTTCCTTTCTTATCTTTCAACTTTTTTTACCTATCCGTACTGTTTTCCTTTTTAGTTCCACCTTGGTAGTGCTATCCGACTCACACTATTTTTTCTTAATATATTGACTTTAAATCTCATCGTTGCCTTCATCTCCATGATACGATCAGGGGGCATGGGACGTCAGAACTTGATGGTCAAGTGGTTGCCACTTTGTGTGGTGTGGTGGAGCGAGTAAATAAACTGGTTTATGTACGTGCTCTAAGAGCCAGGTACTCATACATCCATGCCCTTTAGTATCAGTTTCAAATATATTCTTTCTGTGTTTTCTAAAATTGGTTTAGGTTTCAAAATATGGAATGTGCACCAATCTCGGTGGTCAACATGTTCGAAAAAGCTACAAAATtacgtgattttttttttcttgaagctTCATATGCCTAAAGCTGAGTTCTTATTTGAATCTAATAATAGCTGCCGAACCACTTTATTAATTAGCTGATTTGATGACTTTGAGAGTTTCATCTCAAAATTTACTCAGCATATTGGCTGAGATAAGCTCCTTTCAATTTGTTGACTAAATTAATTTTCTTCTCAAAATTTGTGAGATATGTTGTTAAAATTCTCCCTAAACCAAATAATTCCAATAATCCTTAAGTGCTATCCTATCTCTCATTTTGAGTCATATACTTTGGGAACTAGTCGAAtcatctatccctttttatctaCATATATTATGATAACTCCGAACCTTGAAACTTCATTAGGCCTCATGAGActgaatgcttgtttttgcaGGTACAAGCCAGAGGTTGGAGATATTATCGTTGGCCGTGTCATTGAGGTCTCCTTTTTAtgctatttctagttttctccCCTATTAATAAATTGAAACAATGTGCTGTTGATTTCTGTGTCATTGTTGTTGATTCATGCAAATTGCCTCCTAAGGTCTTTGTTGATTCATTATGTTCTGTTTATGCTTTGACtgattgtttcattttttgCTTTTTCAAGATCGCTTTTAAACGTTGGAGATTGGAGATTAATTTCAGTCAAGATGCAGTATTGATGCTTTCATCTATGAATTTGCCAGATGGTATCCAGGTAAAAATGacatcttattttatttttcatgaaTCAAAAAATAAGCCTTTCTAAGAATGTCCATGTAAAATTCATGACATGGGACAGATGCTTTATAACAAGAAAGTTGGAAACTATTAGTTAAAAGTTTAGTCGCATTCGACATGTTTGAGAAATCAAACTCAAATATAGGTAATTCATGCTACTTAGTGTGATGATTTAGCtgattttattaattattttaaagtCATGAAGTTAGAAACTCTGCAGACAACTCTTATTTTATCTTGCCCTTGATTTTCAAGTTCTGAGGTGGGTGAGAATTAGAAACTCTTATTTATTTTGGTGTATGACTTGCTGAAGATTCCTCTACCCTCAGAAGTAATAACAACGATATAACTCTCTCTAAAATTgtgttttctcaaaaaaaaactctgaGAATGTTGACCAGCTTAACAATTCCTAACAGCTCCATACTTTTTCTGTCTACCCATGTTGTAGAATATAATTTATGGCTTGAGTTTATGGTGATTTCTCATGAGATATCTGTGGCAAGATTTATGTAATAATTTCGTATTAAAGGAAATGACAAACAAATTTGTTTTGTCGTGTTCTGTGCTTGTAGTGTGTTGTCCCTCCATTTCAGTATGTCTAcatcattaaaatttttaatctgGAGCTCATGAACTGTTTAATAGCCTCACCTAGGAAAAATTCTAAATACAATTTTTGAACACTGAAGGTTGTGGAAaatgctaataaagaaaaaaatttgcagATTAGAGTTGTTATATAAAAAGGAAGATTGAATTAAAGTCGGCCATCATGTTTTATGTTTGTTGTttaaaagatcatccaagatggACATATTAATAGTTTTATCCTGTGGTTAGAATAATCAGGCAATTCAGTTGCCTACCAATATCACTGGCTTTTACAAGCCACAAAAAAGAATGCACAAATACACAAAAGTTCAAAACTTCTTAACCTGTAAGGAAAATTGTGTAAGTGCGTAAATTGTTGTCTGAAGATGAGACCTATTTTTCATCattgttattattttcttttggagAAAAAGGATTAGAATCATTGAAATGAAATAATTATGAAGAGTACATGAATCTgataatatatttcaatatgATGACTCAATTATTAAGGAAATTTTAGGTCATTCTAGGTGAGTTGATGGATGTTGACTGCGATAACAATTGCTATATTTGCTAATCTTTTCTTATGAACGAGCTGTGTTTGCTCATTGGTGATGTATTGCAGAGTTCCAGGTAAGCAAATTGCATCTACCATGTCATTGCATTAAAGAGATGACTGTTGTTAGTTGATAATGAATTCCATCTTTATTTACCTTGTACTATTGCACTCTatgagtttttctttttctgagtCACTGCCTATTTTTTATTACTTCTTGAGGTCAGTTAGTCTTGTTGATTGCATTGAAATTATATCTGGCCTTTATGGTTGCCTGGTGCTGATATttgttattatatttttgtgtgtAACTGCTAGAGGCGGAGAACTGCTGTTGATGAACTCAACATGCGTAGTATCTTTGAAGAAAATGACGTAATTTGTGTAAGTATTTATGCCCTTTGCTTGCTATGCAAATTTTGCAAAATTGTTTCTTTTAAGTTATTTTACAGCATTTTTATACAGAATTGTTCCATATGCTTGAAGAAAAGAAGCACACTTGGATCAATTATGTGATTGAGAACGTGATATTTTTGGATTGGTCTACGATGATATTTAGAGTGCTAGCATTGCTGAACAGTTGAGGTTTTGCTTTCTTTAGTATTTGATGCTATTATTTTTTCCCTACTGGGATATTAGCAACTTAAACAGAGTTTACTTCAATAGAATCAACCCTTTGATTTCATAAGTTACTTCTAATGCAAATATGCTAAAAAAGTCGAAACAAGACATTGCAATAATTAAGCCATTATGGTACTTTAGAATCATGCTGCTTTGATTATGGAGCAGTATCAAATACACTCAACCATCAGAAGACACTCTACTAGCACCATTCCGTGTCACCCATCCTACTATAGTTATATATTCTTTTGTTCATCTTAAAAGATGCATTGTACCAAAATGATCATCTCCTGGCTGTTAATTTTGACtaagtttttattttctctTGTATTTCTAATAAAGTTACATCCCATATACTTCCTTTCATTATTAGAGAATTTAAtacgttttaatttttgaaggaTTTATTTCTATAGTCAATGTGGCATTCAACTTGATTCTCTGTTGTGTAACAACCGTACACACACCATAGGACCTTCTCTTGCATGGGAACAAGGAAGCCTACAATATACAAATATAAGGTTGAACTTTATGGGTCAGAAAACTAGGAATGCAGGAGTGAACTAGCCTGATCTCATCTCTTAGCAGGTTACTATGTCTACATTCGGGTCCTGGATTTGAATGGGTTAATATCTAGATTCCTATATCCTAAGCCAACTGCATGAACTGCAACCATATGCACGGACATCTTACAGATGTTTCATTGCAGAATATTGTTGGACTATCAGTGTCAAGATTTGCTATTAGCTTTTGGTGTTGCTGGTAATCAGTATGATCAATGGTAGTTGATTGTTTGCTTTTTTTCATTGTTCATATATAACTCTCAGGCTGAAGTTCGTGGCTTCCAGCATGATGGAAGTTTGCACCTTCAAGCTAGAAGCCAAAAGTATGGAAAGGTATATTGTCCTTTAATATTCCTGTTTTCCCCTAcaaagcttaaaagttttaaatagAAATACGTTTGGAATATGACCTAActctttgaaaaattaaatcacaACATCAGAAAAATGGCACATTCTTATTTGACCAGTGCAGAATGATTTACTATGTTCACATGTTTTGTGGGAAACACATGTTAAACAAGGATGGGTTATtggtatattttcttttctgagACAGAATAATGCTTGTTGCGGTGTTGCTTTTGATATAAAGTTAAGGAGGATTCATAGAGCTTGTTCCATATAGTTATGAGGAGGCTGTTAATTAtttgtttaattatttttctcttaAGAATAAAAGAGATTAGGACTGACGAACTACTATGTTTGGTGAGAGAACTGGGTTAATTTGGTTAATGTGATTTTGAAGGGAAATGCTAATCAATCAGGATAGTGGCGGTACCCATTTACTAGAGTAAATGTgatgtatataaatatataatcacACTGATTATACATAGTTAATTTATGAGCCATATTATGTGGCTGAACAAAATGGATGATTTGACAATGATTCTAAAAATGACGGTAATCTCAGAGAACCTGTGGATTTATGCCAAGAAAGTTAATGATGCAGATTATCATCAACTTGAATGTTTGATACCAATACCAAACGTTGGGCACCAATGCCAAGTGAGGTTCAAGAACTTGGTTTTGGTTTAGTCTTCAGGTGATGCGCATTAACGTTTGAAACTTCTGTGGTTTCTATTGTTtccaaaaataagaaaagtttacaAGACAATAAAGAAAACATCACACCATTTTTGAGTTGTTACATTGTTTGTGACATTTTGTGTATTTTCTGGTGGATTCATGCTAGCAAAAGAACTTTtgaaaatcaatacaatgaaaaAAATACTATGTTTCACATTATTGTTGAGTGTAACTTAccattttattatttgataaatGACCATCTGCATGTCTATGAGATCTAGGGTCTGAGGTGTTCAATCTTGTGTGAAAAAGGTCTACTTTTATCTATATTCTTCTAGAACTCAACATCAAAATAATTCGAATATTCTCAAAACTTGCAAAACTGTGAGCTAAATCTTTAAAAAATGCTTACTACAATTCAAGGAAATGAAAAATAGCACAGTAGCCCATTTATAGATGTATTTGAACCTATAAGTCAGTTCTGGATGAAAAATACAAAACAATTAAGTTTTGGACTGGTTGTTGCCAAAACCAAAATGCTTGGTTTCAATTTCAAATTTACAACTAAACACTGAAAAGGGCCAGGTGTCTAGGTAACCTAAACTTTACTATTCTTCAACAACAACTAAAAGATGAGGTGAAGCACTGGGAAGattatacaaatatataaaaatgtaTATCTCAATATAATCAAATTACTAGACTATGTTAACCATAGAAGATGCTTTTTATTAGATTAAATTTCACTTATGCTTTATAAcgataatgaaagaaaaaagttGTGACACTTCACTATAAGTATCAAAATATTGAAATCAGTATTGTTACGCACAAGAAATTAACAATTTTTCATTGGAGTGCCCTTAAATAGGATACTCTAAAAAGCCAAGCCAAATGCCAAACTTCTTTCTGATATGAGTTGGATACTTCTGTTCTAGAGAACTTAGGATCCTTGTTCTTGTCCTGTCCAGGTGTCTAGAAATGTCAGCACTCCATACAATTCTAAAGATTGAAGTGTCTATATAAGACGGATGATGAGTAACAAGAAAGGATTTTGGTGGTCACTAAGAAAGGAAGGTGTGCATAGGTGGTGAATTTCAGTTGTTCATTACAGGGGTATTTGGATGCTCCAAGCTCTGCCTAATGCTTACCTATAATTTGTGCGGAGACGGTCCCAAGCCTGGATAAAGAAGGGTTGCGGTAGTGTTGACACCTAGTATAAAACTATAGCCACATCATATGAGATTGAATTCTAAGAAAACTATTGGGGCATTCTCTATTAGCAATATGCTCCATCGGATCCCGGGTTTGCTGAAAAGTGGGCAAGGGTTAACTAGGATATTCCTTAGAAGCGACATGTTAGTTACATCGGTACACGGATGTGATAAGAAGTAAGCAAGGGTTCTCACATTTTAATAGATAGATGTGGGTAAAGAAATTAGTCTAGGAAAGTAGGATATGTTTAGCAACTTGGAATATAGGATCCTTGATAAGAAAATTGTTGAAACTAGTAGGTACAATAGTTAGGAGGAGAGTTAGCATAGCTTGCTTGCAAGAGACAAAACGAAGGAAGTTGGTAAGGTAGGTGATAAACTTTGGATACAGGGAAAGATAGGAATAAAAATGGAGTAGAAATTATTGTAGATAAGAATAAAAGATGAGGTTATAGATATTAAGAGAGTAGGAGGTAGAATAATCTCGATAAAATTGGTGTTATTTGAGGAGTCTATTAATATCATTAATGCTTATTCTTCTCAAGTAGGACTGGATGACGCGACAAAGCAACGCTTTTGAGAGGACATGGATGGATTAGTTTAAGAGATTTCTAGTGGAGAAAAGATATTTATTGGAGGAAATTTGAATGGACATATGAGGAAATATAATGtaggtttttagaggaaatttGAATGGACATATGAGGAAATATAATGTAGGTTTTAAGAGGATGCATGGAGGGTACAACTTCGAAGATATAAACAAAGAATGAAATGCTATTTTGGAGTTTGCAATGGCATATGACTTAGTATTAGCTAACACCTGCTTTAACAAGGAATCTTATATGATAACTTTTAAAAATATGCATTATACTAGTCAGATAGATTTCTTCCTAACTAGAAAAATTAATTAAGTTTCATGTAAAGATTGTAAGGTTATAAAGGATAAGAGTTTGACCACCCAACATAGATTGGTAGTTTTGGATGTATATATTAGAAAATGGAAGAGAATAACTAAAGAAATAAGAATTCAAGGATAGATGATAGAATTTGCAAGGAGAGAAACAAATGGTTAAGGATAGAATGTTGAAGGAAGGAAAATAGAATCTATATGGAAAAATTAATACCATGTAGGAAGACATGACTAGCAGTATTAAGAAAGTGGTTCTAAAGATATTAGGAGAATCCAAGGGAAAAGAGGCATCCGATAAGGAATCTTGGTGGTGGAATGAGAAAGTTCAGTTGGCGGTTAAGGCTAAAAGAAAGTGTTATAGATGATTACTAATATGTAGAAATAGAGAAATGTATGAAAGCTATTAGATGgctaagagagaagttaagaaggCAGTACCAAAGGTTAGTTTTAAAGCAGATAAAGAGTTATATCATAGGTCAGAAACTGATGGGGAGAGATATTTATAAGATTGCAAGACTAAGAAAAAAGTAAACTGGAGATTTGACATAGGTTaaatacatcaaaaaaaaaatgtaatcatGGCGCAATTTGCAACACACGGGTCTATAATAATTGCGCACACCAAGGAATTCCCATTTTTCAATGAGTCTTGGTTTATTTTTCTAGTCTTTCATGTCTAGCATTGAAAAACTATACACTTCCTTTATGTTTGAGATCTCTAGATATGCTAGCATTACTATAGATACATGACATTGTTTCTGTCTGCCTTTGGATGCATGAAACTCTTGTACCATGTTTAGACAGTATTCTGCCAAGTTTGCTGAAAAGTTATTAATTTTACTTTAATCTAAGTAATCCATGATAATTCTAATAATTGTATCTTTAtcacttatttttcttttggttgaaCACTGTGTTGTCAATAGATTCTCTTGGAATAAAATTTAATATCCAATGGTTTGGCGATGGCTTTCTTTTGGCAGCTTGAGAGGGGTCAATTGCTTACGGTCCCAGCATATTTAGTGAAGCGGCGTAAGCAACACTTCCACCATCTGGAGCAATATGGCGTCGACTTGATTCTTGGATGCAATGGCTTCGTTTGGGTGGGTGAGCACTTGAAAACTGGAGAGCATGACATGCTTGACGACCAAGAAAAGAGACCAGAAATTAGCAAATCCAATAAGATTGATGAAGAAGAGCAAGAGCGGACTTTCACTCCTCTGGAAGTAAGACAGCACATATGTGGGATTGCCAATGCTGTCCGTTTGCTATCTGCTCTGGGCTTCATTCTAACAGTTGAAGCAATCAAAGACACCACCGAAGCTGGTGTCTCTTCAAATATCGAGATAAAAGACATGCTAGGACCAGAATTTTATGTCCAGATTGTAGAGAGAGAGGTCCAACGCAGAATATCATTGTTAAGGAAGAAGGGCTGAGTGCAGGTTGAGACTCATGCACTGGATTTCAGCTGATTCCTCCCATAGGAAGGACACATTCCCTATAATAATGAATACATTCCCTACAGATCTTTTGCATGCAACTTTCCTTTCTCTAATTGTTTGTTATGATTCGGATAGCAGTTCCTTATGATTCGGAATAGAGATTCTTTCATCTCATACCCCTATAATAGTGGTAAAGGGCTTTGAGCACCTTCCATGAATGGGACGGAGAAAGAGACCTTTTCAACTTGAAGCTTTCTGCTCTATATGGAGTTCTATTGATAAGAAGTGCTTTGATGAAATTGAGAGAATTGGACATATTTCTTCACCATGGATTATGCATACTGGGGAGGGTGGGATGCTGTTGTTTTGTAGCATCAAATTTTACGCTGAAAACCAGAAGGCCAACAAATTAATCAACTTGAGTGAACAGGTGTTCTTGTCCCAACAATTATTTGGATTCATTGTCCATCTACCATTTTTGTCACAGCTACCATCCATTGATTATTAGCTAATGAATGCATTTAATTCTTACCAAAAAGAATTGAATGTGCTCTACATGGAGTTCTATTGGAAAAAAGTGCTTTGATGAAATGGAGAGAACTGGATAAGTTTCTTTTCACTATGGAATATCTATACTGGGGATGGTGGGATGCTGATGTTTTCTAGCATCAAATTTTAAGCTGAAATCCAGCAAGTCTGACTAATTTAACCAACCTGAGCGACCAGGTGGATTCTCCTCACAACTATTATCTGGATTCATGGTCCATGTACTATTTCTGTCTCAGCTACCATCCATGATCCATTAACGATTAGCTAATGAATGCATTTAATTCCTACCAAAAATAATAGCATGCATTTAATGTCGCACTATTACGCCCAATGGGACAGGTGGACGAGCATCTTTGGCAATGTGTCAAGTTTCGTGCCATGTGAatacttttattttaataaatatacctttctatttcaaaaaaaaaaatgaatatccTTCTATGCTCACCCACTTATGCACAAAATAAATAGAATCCTACAATGTTGAATTACCATGGGATATCATAGTACTCAAGATACAAGATGAAGTAGCATTCTGCAAACATCCTAGCATCTCGACCGGCATATTCTGAGAAGTCGTTTGTCTCAATTATTAAAATGGAGTGGCGCATctcattttataaaaaaatagaatagtcTTATCTCAcgagatttaaaattttctgcatttgtTGCTTGACTCGTCAAGCCTTTGGTGTGGCAGTCAGTTCTCCTGCTCGGGTCATTACGGATTTGAAGAGGTCACTTGACTCGCTGAGCCTTCGGCATGATGGCTGGTTCTCCTCCTCGGGTCATTATGGATCTAAAAAGGTTGCTTGACTTACTGAGTTTTCGGCGTGGTGACCGGTTCTCCTGCTTGGATCATTATTGACTTGAAGAGGTCGCTTGATTCGCCGAGCCTTTGGTACAGCGGCTGATTTCCTGCTTGGGTCATTATGGACTCGAAAAGGTTGTTTGACTCGTCGAGCTTTCAGCGCAGTGGCTGATTCTCCTGTATGAGTCATTACGGACCTGAAAAGGTCGCTTGCTTGTTGAGCTTTCGACGCGGCGATCGGTTCTTCTACTCGGGTCATTATAGACCTAAAAAGATCGTTTGACTTGCCGAGCCTTCGAAATGGTGGCTGATTCTGCTGCTCGGGTCATTATGGACCTGAAAAGGTCACTTGACTCGCTGTGCCTTCGGTGCGGTGGTCGGTTTTTCTGCTCGGGTCATTATAAACCTGAAAAGGTAGCTTAACTCGTGGAGCCTTCGACGTAACGGCCGGTTCTTCTGCTTGGGTCATTATGAACTTGAAAACGTCGCTTGACTTATTGAGCCTTTGGCGTGGCAGCCGGTTCTTTTACTCAGGTCATTATGGACTTGAAGAGGTCGCTTAACTCGCTGAGTCTTTGGTGCGGCGGTCGGTTTCCTACTTGGGTTATTATGGACCTAAAGAAGTTGCGTGACTTGCCGAGCCTTAGGTGTGGTAGCCAGTACTCCTATTCGAATCATTATGGATATGAAAAGGTCGCTTGACTCGCCGAGCCTTTGGCGCTGTGGCCGATTCTCCTACTTGGGTAATTATGGACCTGAAAAGGTCGCTTGACTCACCGAGCTTTCCGTGTGACAGTCAGTTCTCCTCATCTTGATAGTATGCTCCCCCAGGTATCTCTAGGGTTGGCTCTTAGAGGAAATCTGAGTAGGCTCGGTCTTGAGAAGGCCCCGGGCGTCCTCTGGGTGTCTCTGTTTTTGGGGCACTAGCGTCCTCGGGGTGTTCCATGTTGAACTCAACTGTCTCAAAGACAAACAAAACGAGAgaatttttattgataatgaGTTCAGGCTACAATGAACCTTATTGATGATAGGAGCGAAGGTTGTCGTAGCTCTAAATCTGTGGGATTGGGGCACCATCGAGGTCCCCTAATTTTTACGCCGAAGGCTTCTAGTGGTTGGGTTCTGAGATTTGGAGTAAAGCACCTTATACTTGGTCACGTTACCCAAGGTGGAGAATTCATACTGGAGGGAGTACTCCGTGATTGCTCTGCTAGGGGTGCCAAGCGTGGGAGCAACCCCACTACTCCCCGGACTCAACGACCCATCCACACGCATGACTCATGGCCGCTCCATGGTCCTCCTATTGTGAAGTTTGGTTGCCCGAGGCACTGCTGATGATGGTGCTGATAACACCGGCCATCAGGCGGTTGTTGATTTGTTCTGGGGTCGGAGGATTAGAGCCAGGACGAGCGCCCCTTGGTCAACTAGGTGCGCATGTACTAGTCTAGCCACCCGCACCAGATAAGTGCTTCGATTTCATCCTTGAGCTGGGCATACTCCTCGGTGTCATGGTCGTGATCCTGGTGGAAGCGACATTGTTTCTTCTTGCCCATCTTGGTTACTAGGCTCCTCATCGGATACGAAGGGTGTAGGTAGCCTCGACCCGCGATCTCCATGAGATTTGGGCCCCCAGGGCGGTGATGGGgatatacttctcaatttatgaGAAGAGCTCCTGGGCCGCCGTAGGCTCTTCTCGCGTCGAGGTGAGACACTTCGACACTCTTTTCGCCCCTCGTGATCCCGTTTGGCCCTTGGGGAGGTCTTCCGCCCGTAGATTTGTGGAGGAAAGCCATGGCTTCTTCAGCGTTGGCATACTTGTTGGCTTGTACCAATATTTTAGCGAAGTTGTCGGGGAAGCGCTTTTctagggagaagaggaaggtcAATGGCTGGAGACCGCTCTTCATCGCAGACATTAAGACTGATTGGTCCAAGTTGTCGACCTCCAACATCGCCGCATTGAAGCAGCCGATGTATTTTTTGAgggatttctcctctctctacTTGATGTCGAGCAGTGCGTTCGAGCCGCGGTGTCGTCTTCAATAGGAGACGAAGTGCGCTGTGAAGAGGTGGGCGAGATGGTGGATGGATTCGAGCCAAAGATCGAAGAATCAGAATTGGGCTGCTTTGTGGAGGGTCGCAGAGAATGCCTTGCAAAGTACGACGTCATTGGCTCCGTCCAGCATCATGAGAGCCTTGAAGCTCTCGAGGTAGTCTAAGAGATTCGAGGTGCCATCATATGGTTCCACCTGCGGCATCTTGAACCAAGGTAGGATTGGCTCCTCCATGATCTGCTGGAAAAAGGGGGACTTTGAGAAGAAGTTAAAATCGTTGCCGGCCCTCGGAGCCTGTTCTTTACGGGCTTGAATTTGCCGGCCcatttacttgatcctcctatAGAGGTCGGCTCCCTGTTGGGATGGGGACTCTACGAGGCGGGCGAGTAAGAGGCTCTGAACGGAATCCCAACCAAAATGGGGACTAGGAGCGCATCGTCTCCCATTCTGGCTAGGGATGCTTCGTCGAGAGTGTCGACTCTGACGTGACCGCTCGAGATTCTAGTCCTGGGGGCGATGGTTGATCAGACACGTGTGGCGCGCTGGTGACTTGGAGTGGGGGCCAGGCTGGTTGAATTCTGGTCGGGTTGGCCCCAATTATGCTACTGCCTGCTGCAGGCCCGAGACCGCCATGGTTAACGCCCGTACCTGCTAAGTGAGTAGGTTGAACTGCTCCTTGTCTACAAGCACAGGGAG
Proteins encoded in this window:
- the LOC103699821 gene encoding exosome complex component RRP4 homolog isoform X2, with the protein product MRDLQLSLNQTQRVRLQVALQQLQDLASQAAAYSSVTIADTILVNNEDGILKGHGTSELDGQVVATLCGVVERVNKLVYVRALRARYKPEVGDIIVGRVIEIAFKRWRLEINFSQDAVLMLSSMNLPDGIQRRRTAVDELNMRSIFEENDVICLERGQLLTVPAYLVKRRKQHFHHLEQYGVDLILGCNGFVWVGEHLKTGEHDMLDDQEKRPEISKSNKIDEEEQERTFTPLEVRQHICGIANAVRLLSALGFILTVEAIKDTTEAGVSSNIEIKDMLGPEFYVQIVEREVQRRISLLRKKG
- the LOC103699821 gene encoding exosome complex component RRP4 homolog isoform X1, whose protein sequence is MRDLQLSLNQTQRVRLQVALQQLQDLASQAAAYSSVTIADTILVNNEDGILKGHGTSELDGQVVATLCGVVERVNKLVYVRALRARYKPEVGDIIVGRVIEIAFKRWRLEINFSQDAVLMLSSMNLPDGIQRRRTAVDELNMRSIFEENDVICAEVRGFQHDGSLHLQARSQKYGKLERGQLLTVPAYLVKRRKQHFHHLEQYGVDLILGCNGFVWVGEHLKTGEHDMLDDQEKRPEISKSNKIDEEEQERTFTPLEVRQHICGIANAVRLLSALGFILTVEAIKDTTEAGVSSNIEIKDMLGPEFYVQIVEREVQRRISLLRKKG